The window GGCGGAGGCGGGTAGAAGACCGAGGTCTGCTTCTTCGGTGTCTCAAAAGGGGCGATATCTATAGCGTCCCTGATGATTACCTGGTACTTCTCTCTGACGTAATTGCGGGTGAAAGAGTCACTGTCGTACACATAAAACGGCTTCCCGTAAATCATATATGTTTCGCCGACTTGAATATCCTCGGGGCACAAATAATCGTTTTTCATCAGCTTGCCGTACGTATGCTGCTGATACCTGCTCTGCGTCAAGTCGGCGGACGGGTGTGGGATTCGCTGGCGGTGAATCAAGATCGGCCCTCCCCATCGGCCGCTGTTCTCTGGCCTACGTTCGGCAATCTCAATTGTGTTGTTTTCCAGAAATACTCTAATGACACAGTAGTGTAAGTCACCGCTAAGGTTGCCGCGATCATCCCAGAGCGCCAAATAGGTCAAATGCTCGTTGATCTTATTCTTCAAGAACTCCTTCGTGATTGCAATATCCTCTGTAGAATGCTTCGTGTAAATACCCGTTAGCTGCTGCTCGATGGCGCGCTTGCGGTCCATATCGTCCGAGGTCACCACTCGTTTCGTCGACCTTTCCGCCGaggccgcagctgcgcggctgAAAGAATCCTGCGGAATGCTCTGCGCATCCGGAACGTCCTTCTCCAGAACCTCGCGAAAGTAACGGCGGCTCCGTTTGTCCATATCGACGATGTAGAACGTCTGGCCGTAAATGTTCACAGAATCCCCGATTCGAAAGTCACTAAGAAGAAGCAGATCATTAGGGTTCCGCATGTCTTTGGGAACCTGACGCCGAGAAAGGATTTTCGACTCACCCAGGCCGCTGTTCCTCTGGCCAATTTCAGTGATAGAAAGACTATCATCCTTTACAAAAAAGCTGATGCACACCTTGCGCACacgctctttctctgcgcAGCTCTCTGAGACATCTTCGGTAAAGTACCCCAGCATTCGAACGACAAAATCATCTAAATCCTCTTTGGTGAAATCCTCAGAGAACCACCCCTTCCATACAGCCGCTTCgtcctcggcagcagcagcctcagcggcggtgcgagACATTTCGAATGGTTGGCCATTGTAGCAGTATTTTGTGTGAGGTGCGTGGTCTGTTTTCCTCTCGAGAAGCAAGTTATGGCTTTTTCTCAATGTGCTTCGATTGATGGGGTCGTCGTGAAAATCGGCGCCGATTGCCAACGGCAAATTTTCGCTTTGCGGTGCATGTGCAAAGTGCTTCTCCGGCTGCGTTCGAGCAACACTGTTCTTCATCTTTGTTGCGTTGCTTAACCGTCAGAGCTGCTTATCTACTCTTTGATTATCTACTCCTATTGCTGTGTGCCAGAACGAGTGTGTATATGCCTTAGCAGACGTCAGAGCCTCAGTGTTTACAAGACAAAGAAAGCGATTTTGTAAGTTACTGCAATAAAAGCAAGAGCAGCATGACGATCCGAAAAGCGTGCTGAGAGCCCTCGACGGTGAAGACGATGCGCAGTGACAATACTTCTTCACCAgatccttttttttttcgctgtaCACGCTTTTGCCTTTCAACGCGTGTATTTCTCTGCCATACAGCATGGGCACAacgccccttcctccctcccacccggcccagccacaggcccccacaccgcgtggcgccaagcagccgtagacacgcgccgctgcagaaatgcgccgacccagtcaGCGAAGCGCGGCCTCCGCCCCAGACCCTCTACCCGCCCTCCCCGCTCCGCAAGGTCGCCCCTCACGGCCGCTCGCCTTGTGCccggtcgccacgtcgcgcatCCCTCAGGGCGCCTCGGGCTCCCCGAGCCAGGGCGcggtgagggccgggtgagatACGTTCGGGTCAGGGCGGCATACTGCCCATCATATGGTTCGCACAAACACGTTCACAGCTGCAGGCCTCCcccacgcagcgccatccaggacatGACCGCCGACACCCGTAGCGATAAATCGCTCTGACTTCGCTACGTCGTAGGTACCTGACCCTGGCACCACGAGGGGTGGTCCGGCACTGACAGGgatagggggaggggctgcctggcttcccCGCAGAGAGTGGGCACTGAACCCTGGATGCCACACTGAGGTGTCTCTCGTCGTCAAGGTTTCTTTAGATGCTGTAGTGGCAAAACAACTCGAGAAGCGGCAGTGAGGGTGAAGTCAAGCGACCCCACCCTTTTGCGTTTCTTTCATGCTGCCGTGTTTCGAAAATAACACCGACAAAGGTATGCTGAGTAATAGATGAGTACGGCATAAAAAGAGAAAAATGGTAGGGTACCACCAAAGGGTAATCACTTTTGACTAATCTAAGAAAAAAAGACTACCCTGAAAACATGAGCTGTGTAAGAGGGAAAATATGACTAAGATTCAGAGAGAAAACTAGTCAGTCTAACTCTATAGTATACTGTAAAAAAAAGCGAGTTCCACGGTTGTGACACTACTACGAAAGCAGACACTAGAAGGAGATCGATCCTTCACGCAGAAGCTGAAATGAAAGGAAATTCCAAAGATGCTACGCAATCGTACTCGCTAGAAGAGTATTTGCGTCGCACCGCCTGAAGGCGCGAAGAGCCACTGCACAAACGCTGAGTGAACGGGAGAAGCTGCTCAGTGACAGGCTGAAGCTCCTCAAATCCGATACCCTGTGCAAACGGAGATACTTCAATCTCCCAGAGACCTTGGAGTGAAATTACACCCTTGGACCTGTTGTAGCGAATCAAAAATGCTCCTAAAAGAACAGCCCCTGCTGCAATGCGCGACGGAAGGAACTGCAGGAGTGGATAACAGTGCGCAGCGCTCTCCAAAAACAGAAACGTGGCGTGACGCACTGCAGGCGCCATGTGGCAGCTCTCCAACAGTCGACAAGTTATCGGATACGTCGTGGGAACAGTAAACTTAAACCGGAGGGTGGTAACAACGTCGAACTCCATGTCGATTACCTCCCTTGAGGTGTACGTGTTAGCTGTCACGGCGACGCAGTCATTCACCGTTGGTGGCCAGATTTCTTCGTGCTTAGCCGCAACCAAGATAGCTGTAACGCccaccagctgcagctttGTACGCGGGATACTGTAGAAAAAAAGGAATCTATCAATGATATCTACGGCGAGAAAAAACGTTTCAGGATGAAGTTTGAACTCTGTGACGACATCAATCAGCCAATCTATCAGGATTTTACGCATGCGGTCAGTGACCTCCGACTGGCGGCTCATGTACATTCGCTCACTGTAAACCacgcgctccacctccaAGAAGTATGTCAGGATTTCGGAGCCATATTCCGACACAAAACGCGATTCATTAGTCAGCGGTGTTGGGGGTTGAGCGGCAGGCTTCTGATAGGGTTCGCGAACTAGATTGGTCTGGTTCGAGAGAGGAATCCTCATTCGCGGTGGGACCGCCATTTTGACCGCCGTGCTTCTATGCTATCGAGTGTGCTGCATTGTTGTGAGCAATCACAGTTGTGTTGAATAAACAAAAGAAGGCAAGTGGGGTAAAGAGCACGAGTAGAGCGCATCGCTTAAACATGTCAAATGTGAATTGTCAAGAATGTGGATCACAGCTGTCACCCTCGATTCCTCCCTTACGGTTGCGACTCTTGCTCTTTTCATTTATTTTCGTTTTTCCAGGCATTTAAAGACTCGCTTCAAGTGTGATGATTCAGTGGAATAGGTTAAACCCATCGATCGGGTCCCTTAGTACACAAGATAAAAAGCTAATACATCTATGAGCACATCACCTAGAAGTTGCAAGCTTTCATACGAGAAAGTTCAGCTCCCTGACGCTTTGAAAATCAGATACAGTTTATCATACTTCACCTCCATTGTGGCTGACAGCATTTTCTTGCCACGGTGTCCCTGCCCCAAATTCCGGCCCCACAGAAGACGTtggttttccttttttcttctttcaaTGTCTCCGTCCGGCCATAAAGCATGAGCTGAAATCCACACTACCCGGCCTGTCGCAGCCCCCATTTTGTGGCGccaagcagccgcagacacgcgtcacggcaatgcgccgacccagccaGCTGAGCACGGCTtcctcacacacactccACCAACCACCCCCCGCACCGCAGGTCACCCCCACAGCCGCCCCCGCCATCCCGCGCACCCCCTGCAGTAGCCAAGGCCCCAAACTAGTAGGCGATGAGGGCCGAAGGAGATACTTCCAAGCCAGGTTGGCACTTCGCCCGTCACACAAGTGGCAAAAGCGCGTTCACAGTAGCAGGTCTCCCCGACACAACGCCATCCAAGACATGGCACCACCGACATCAACAGAAATGAGTCGCGCCAACCCCCCTGCGCCTCAGACACTTCGGGCTGCAACCGCCAGAAGCTGCCCGGCATTGGCGCGCAGAAGGGGGCTGTTTGCATTTCCGGCGGGGTGGCCCCCGGTCCCGAACACCACGCCAGGGTTCCCACCGCCCCAGCGATTTCTTTAGAGGCTGTGGGGGCGAACACCCTCCCTATTCCCTTGCGCATTCAGAGGCGTCTTCGGCCAGAAgccgcccacccccttccAGCTGAGGATACTTGTAACCGAAGCTTCGGCTTTTTCAAACAACCCAAGAAACCA is drawn from Leishmania infantum JPCM5 genome chromosome 25 and contains these coding sequences:
- the CYCA gene encoding cyclin translates to MAVPPRMRIPLSNQTNLVREPYQKPAAQPPTPLTNESRFVSEYGSEILTYFLEVERVVYSERMYMSRQSEVTDRMRKILIDWLIDVVTEFKLHPETFFLAVDIIDRFLFFYSIPRTKLQLVGVTAILVAAKHEEIWPPTVNDCVAVTANTYTSREVIDMEFDVVTTLRFKFTVPTTYPITCRLLESCHMAPAVRHATFLFLESAAHCYPLLQFLPSRIAAGAVLLGAFLIRYNRSKGVISLQGLWEIEVSPFAQGIGFEELQPVTEQLLPFTQRLCSGSSRLQAVRRKYSSSEYDCVASLEFPFISASA